ATTATATATTGTCATATTGATCATACTAGCTAAAAACTTTCTCGCCGTCTTatgtaataatatttgattGTAATTGGAAATCTTtgtattcacaaaaaaaatataatttagctTGTTGAAAAATGCATATATAGTTAATTCTTTTTCATTTGAATTTTCTATTTCATTTATCACTTAACAAAAGTTATCAAATTTTATGTAACATATTGATTACTGCTAATTGCTAAAGCATCATAGATTATCAATTCAAAAACCgaccaaaaaattataaattaatttatatctcttatatttttttttttataaattcgatTAGCTCTGAGGTGAGATTCCTAACGATCTCTTTAGAATTCTACTAATTTATGAAATAGTGAATAACAAAAAACATCCAATCTTGTAGAtgtttcttttaaatataatacaaaaaacGTAGTaaacttctttctttttttttgattaaaaaacttTAGAACAACTATTACATATAGTTATTTCAAAGTAGATAAAAACTATTCTTTTTAGCTGGAAAGAGAATATTAATCTTTAGCACAACAACAAATGTTGCCATGACCCCTAGGACTAGCTTGGCATGAGCCAATGGTCTCCGGTGGAAACTCAGGCGGTCCACATTGACTCTTACAGTCTCTGTTGCTCTCACACGAACCTCTGTAGACACACTGTGAAGGATGATCAGCATTCTCTCTTACACCTATCAGTTCACCAACATATAAACAAtgatttcagaaaaaaatagaaagagaaTTCGAAATGTATCACTCTTAATCATAGAtgatattgtaaataaaaaacgTATCACCTTTTGACTGGCAAGTAACAAGGTGAGAACATAAGACGAAGATGACTACAAATTGAAGCTTTGATAATGCCATTTTATTGGTATAACGTAAATTTcagtgttctgtttttttttttgtctttgttctTGATGTGAAGAAAGTAGAGAGCAagaatcccttatatattaaaggagaaacattgtaataaatgtattcacactataatagacacgtggcagcCTCACGATAATTTGATAATACATATGCtaatgcgttcacactatattcataaatgtgttcacactatatactttatatttttaatataaaactcatatgcacggttccaataaaactttggatttttcgtttcgaatcaaaacaaataacgaatcaaaatctaaactatatatatattatttttattgtttacggataaagtaaggcaaaatatttctaaattttgtttccatttgttatccgttttgatttgaaccaaaaaatatggatatctgtaactctacgaagcaaatcagttactaaaatataattaaaaaaaaaacaaatcacaaattccaatatttttaggaacagaTATCAAATtcgatctgttatatgcatatatgtacatatatgtacagaattatatatatatgttatatatattatagtttatataagtttacaatattttatgaattaaatttattataataggTATTAAAGTTTAgaaagttaaataatattttattttgtaataaaatgttattattaaatttttcaattattttataaaatttattttatttacagatcaaataggatattctttaaaattctaaatcatttcggTTATCAGAGTCACCGActatctaggtggctaaagattgaATCGACTTGAATGCCTCCAAATACCCAGATATTCGATATGTGCACACctctatttacggatacaattgatttttctttatatggaaaaaattcactaatgtcaaggcctttttaatttttaattaattttaattttatctttcatgtattatttagaacaaaaatgtcatttaatattaattaacaatatctttatatatttgtcatttattcttatatacttttacatacacatacatatgCACATTGATGTGAGCACCTTATAAGTATTTACCACCactgaagtatctattttttttggaagttgaaatattttttttcttaatgcttcttccactaccgaccaaattgtagtgaaatgatttgtcttaatagtttttttttttttttttgaactattaTCCGCTTACAAACTATGATATACAACTATTAGTTCGACATGACGATTATCTTAAatttataacatgaaaataaacaaataatagtaatttttagttttttctaaaaaactaaaaaatcaaacattctaacaaaacaaaccaaaataaaatattaatttaaaataatggttatattttaggagattaaaaaccaaaaaataacttaaaaccgaaccgatatccagattaaacaaatttaatgtgtttttattaaaaataacaaaacaaataatcacattccgcgcaaggcgcgggttattacctagtatgCGTATTAATACGAGGGAGACAGGGTAGCTGATCAGGACAATCTATATTGTTTATTGTGTTGAGATATATTGAGATTTCTGTTTAAGTGGGTGAAATCTTTGAAAAGGTGATACAAATCTTccttttcaaaagaaaatattgtatatatggTCAATTAGTAaggaaattttatttaattgattCGGTATGATAGTAACTTTTTCTTTAAAAGGAAAATccatgaaaaaatatttaattgttcGGTACGATCTGGtaactttttcttaaaaatgaaaattaatggaaaattattttatgacagtagctttttcttaaaaaggaaaattaatgataaaaataagATATGATCTAAGATTTATTCAATCTTACAAAATCCAAATTACATATGTTTGAGAGATTTAAATATAAGATTTGAAATATCGaacattgttttaaaaaaaacaagtaacTATACTTTGATTCGCACACCCGCGctgatatattttttcaaaatatatttgtatttatttttcatgtcaATAATATTAGGGCAGGGTAAAAATACCTAAAACCGATTCCGATCCAAAAAagtagtaccaaacccgaactgaaattgattaaatatccgaattattcaaaattttagtttttgaagaaCCGAAAcagaatccgatccgaaccgaaatagttTAGATACCCGAATGTAtacgaaatagatttatatacttatatattaattatttttagatttattgtatataaaaacatctagaatatatatgatacttttaagttggtttaaatacttgaaaatatatacaaatagtcaatatctaaaatagtaatagtatacttaaaacaccaaaaacatttaaaataattattgattctctatccaaatatttgaactaaaacaatttatatgttaagtttaggtattctgATATATGTTGTTCaactttatatttaatatattattttgtttatagtttttgagaaatttgaagtatataatgaattttaaaaattttaaagtaatttaaatgggttatctgAACTCGAATTGAACCCGCAAAAATCCGAAGCGAACCcaaactaaaattttgaaatattcgaatggggctgaaatctttgaccctggaaacccgaaacccaaacgtatctgaaccgaacccgattagGTACCAGATAGATAGTTTCTCGTAATATAATAGACTtccaatttttcttaaaaatataaggttattactctttttaatatattgttatCTATATTTTCAAACAAACTTACTGCAATCAATGTTCCCAAACAaacttcttttttaaaattgcaatccatgtttctaaacaaactttttttttaaaactgcaatcgatgtttccaaacaaactttaaaaaaaaattgatatccaTAATCAAACAtaatttgtacttgagttttaataagatagattaagtaataatttgcgctcttccagagtaaaatattttataaaatactccatgtgtttctaaaagatacatatttatgtgttttttgctaataaatatattattttttatattttccaatTTTCTATAATTCTAAGTTAGtagtattttgaaaattacaattattttgtaaattttacaaTTTACCATTATTAACTACTAAAATTGcatcaaaaacttaaaaatggatattttgaaacaaaattttattttaaacactaATCTTCTaagaaaatacttttaaatttttaaataataagaagaaagatatgtaaaatatattttaatgatttgatCAAATTAAAActgcaaaaatatataattataatcaaTTCAAGTATGAtacatatttctaaaatttcaaaattaacattttatgtattttttatctggtatatagtttaatctaaatgatattaaaatagATGAACTGGTTAACAAGATCAAATGATCAATGACTCAATGTCGCACTTAAAAAGTAAACTTACTGGAAGTAAATAGTGTTGTTTTCGTTTTAAAACCAACTTTATACATTTCAGTGACACAcaaagatgttttttttatttttccttatcgTTCCAAACTTCCACTCTGAGTTGAAACAGAGTGGGTAAGGGAGATATGTTCATCAGAGACCTGCTCTTGGGTCACCAGAATTTGCTGCTACGACTCCAAATTCTTGGCTGGaggttgcttcttcttcttcttcttccgggAACGCAACCGAGTCGCCATTTAAGCCATCAACAATCTCATCAATCTTTTTGAACTGGTATGGCCACTTGCTGTTGTACAGAAACTGCCTCAGATCAAACCTGTTGTCTTCTGGAGAGTAACTCTGCAACAAAAAATCACAATGAGTTCTCTCTCAAGACAGATTCCAAACATGTTTCAGACAAACAGAAGTAGTACCTCAGCGTGGTAGGATGGTGTAAGGACAGTCATCTTGTGTCGATTAATCGAATAATATTTGAAGAAGTATTTCACTTTCTCAGCTACTTCTGCTGGGCTTAGCTTTGTCCCCCACTTGTAACATAGATTCTGCAGAATCAACAGACACAAAGTCAGTTTCAGTGCATCATGATTTAGTACCTTTGTCTGAAGATCATAACTCAAACCTTGAACATGGAAACTGGACCACAACGGAATATTTTCCTCATTCTTCCATAGACTGAAAGCTCTTCATATGTCATTCCCATGTCGACTTCATCAAGCTGTTTTCACAACTCAAGATGTCTGAATAGTGATACTTAGTTGGCTTTAGCTAGAGACTCACAAACAGTTTTGTTATTTACCTGAGTATAGTCAGAACGAATGGGCTCAAGCTCAGCTGTTGGCGGAGCAGCTTCTATATCTGCCAAAGATTGAAAACCGAGATTTGTTGCAGCCCATCTTAAGAACAGCCTCAGATCCTGTTTACTGATACTTCCTATTGGGTTTATGTCTGCTGAGCTACAATCATACTGTTCCAACCAAAAGAATGAATTAAATTAACAATCTATTGGGAACTGAGATGTAGCGGTACTCATCACCTTAGTCAGGTAACCACGGAGACCTTCATCAACGTTGGAGCTGCCTAGAACAAGGTAAAAGCCTGGCTTGCTATGAACCCAAGGCAAGAGAGACGCTAACATAAACGCTAACACCATTCTCATCCGAGCTTGTATGTTCTGCAATCCAAGGTTCTCAGCGTTTGATCCTCCATCAACCTATACACAAAACcattttaatcatatttagGTTGGTTCAGCTGTTTCTAAATTCCTGCTTTACCTTATAGCGAGGTCGCTTGCCTGTAACCGTTTGAAATAAAGATAGAACCGCAGAGACAACGCCATCTATACAAACATCGAGATGCCACGCACCGATCTCATCTGCCAGCTGCTTTGCACGCATTTTTGTCTCCTTGGAACTGCACATTTGAGATTTAAACATGGGGAAAAAGCTGATGTTTGCAAAACTCCCATTACTATGACCAAAACTCACATCCTCATTCCTAAGTTTCACTGATTTACCTGTTTTCGGACCCCATAAAAACAGTGTAAAATATTCGCTTGGCAAACTCTTTGCTATCAGTAGGAAACTCTCCATCAGAATAATTCCCAATTCTTCTCGCATCAGTTTTCACTTGCTCATCTCCATTCCCAATCTCTACACGATCATGAAGATATCAACATCATGGAAGTCTCTTTTTAAGTTATTTACAGCTCAACATACCTTTGACAACAAGTTGACACATGCAGCCAACAATAGCCGCCACAGACGAGCTGTCTGCTCCACCAGAAAGGGGAAGCAAAAACCCTGAAGCTCCACTTCTCCTCAGATAGTCCCATAGCCAGCACGCAGGACCAAATGCTATTTCTTCTTGTGGAGAGTGGTACATGATCTACACACGAACGAATATTTAAAACATTCACTAAAGTTCAAAGATTATGGGAAGCAAGGGAGGATTTAAAACCTTCTTCGGACTGCTTAGTGTCATTTTCAGGTTGAAGGACTGTGTCAGCTTACAGGGCACATATACTGAAGATACTTTGACCTTGCAGCTTGCCTGTTCCTGAAAACTGCTTATAGATCCCCGAAGACTAGCAACCTTTCTCAACCAAAGCAAGCAAAAATTGTCTTAACAAATTcgtcatatacatatatatatatatatatca
This genomic interval from Brassica napus cultivar Da-Ae chromosome A6, Da-Ae, whole genome shotgun sequence contains the following:
- the LOC106345761 gene encoding glutamine-dependent NAD(+) synthetase; translated protein: MRLLKVATCNLNQWAMEFECNMKNIKASISQAKAAGAVIRLGPELEVTGYGCEDHFLELDTLTHAWECLKELLLGDWTDGILCSIGMPVIKGAERYNCQVLCMNRRIIMIRPKLWLANDGNYRELRWFTAWKQRGDLDEFHLPIDVSEALSQTSVPFGYGYIQFIDTAVAVEVCEELFSPVPPHAELALNGVEVFMNASGSHHQLRKLDIRLNAFMGATNARGGVYMYSNQQGCDGGRLYYDGCACIVVNGHVVAQGSQFSLKDVEVIISQVDLDAVASLRGSISSFQEQASCKVKVSSVYVPCKLTQSFNLKMTLSSPKKIMYHSPQEEIAFGPACWLWDYLRRSGASGFLLPLSGGADSSSVAAIVGCMCQLVVKEIGNGDEQVKTDARRIGNYSDGEFPTDSKEFAKRIFYTVFMGSENSSKETKMRAKQLADEIGAWHLDVCIDGVVSAVLSLFQTVTGKRPRYKVDGGSNAENLGLQNIQARMRMVLAFMLASLLPWVHSKPGFYLVLGSSNVDEGLRGYLTKYDCSSADINPIGSISKQDLRLFLRWAATNLGFQSLADIEAAPPTAELEPIRSDYTQLDEVDMGMTYEELSVYGRMRKIFRCGPVSMFKNLCYKWGTKLSPAEVAEKVKYFFKYYSINRHKMTVLTPSYHAESYSPEDNRFDLRQFLYNSKWPYQFKKIDEIVDGLNGDSVAFPEEEEEEATSSQEFGVVAANSGDPRAGL